One Pyrus communis chromosome 4, drPyrComm1.1, whole genome shotgun sequence genomic region harbors:
- the LOC137731479 gene encoding histidine-containing phosphotransfer protein 1-like produces MEVGQMQRQWVDYTKSLFLEGFLDGQFLQLQQLQDESNPDFVVEVVSLFFEDSEKLLNDLTRALEQPTVDFKRVDAHVHQFKGSSSSIGAQRVKNACIAFRNFCEEQNTEGCVRCVQQVKHEYYLVKSKLETLFAMEQQIMAAGGSIPMLELNF; encoded by the exons ATGGAGGTGGGGCAAATGCAGAGACAGTGGGTTGACTACACAAAATCCCTGTTCCTGGAG GGCTTTCTGGATGGTCAGTTTTTGCAGCTCCAACAGCTGCAGGATGAGAGCAACCCAGATTTTGTTGTCGAAGTGGTGtcccttttctttgaagatTCCGAGAAGCTTCTCAATGATCTCACCAGAGCTCT AGAACAACCAACCGTAGACTTCAAAAGGGTTGATGCCCATGTTCACCAGTTCAAGGGTAGTAGCTCCAG TATTGGTGCGCAAAGAGTTAAAAATGCCTGCATTGCTTTCCGCAACTTCTGCGAGGAACAGAACACTGAAGG GTGTGTTAGATGTgttcaacaagtaaagcatGAGTACTACCTCGTGAAGAGCAAGCTTGAAACTCTCTTCGCG ATGGAGCAACAAATTATGGCAGCTGGCGGGTCGATTCCTATGTTGGAATTGAATTTCTAA
- the LOC137731158 gene encoding probable prolyl 4-hydroxylase 4, with protein sequence MTRVCLHLLLLFFFLLSICSTPSSASTFTVNPSKVKQISWNPRAFVYEGLLTDAECDHLISIAKSELKRSAVADNLSGQSKLSEVRTSSGMFIPKAKDPIVAGIEAKLATWTFLPKENGEDIQVLRYEPGQKYAPHYDYFVDKVNIARGGHRVATVLMYLTDVAKGGETVFPEAEIPSRRKAAEIDHSLSECAKKGIAVKPRRGDALLFFSLTPHAVPDPNSLHAGCPVIEGEKWSATKWIHVDSFDKNLDAGGNCGDLNESCERWAALGECTKNREYMVGTPDLPGYCRRSCKVC encoded by the exons ATGACTAGGGTTTGCCTTCACCtccttctcctcttcttcttcctgctCTCAATCTGCTCCACCCCCTCTTCTGCTTCCACCTTCACCGTCAATCCGTCCAAAGTCAAACAGATCTCATGGAACCCTAG AGCTTTCGTCTACGAAGGTCTGCTGACGGACGCCGAGTGCGATCACTTGATCTCCATC GCGAAATCGGAGCTGAAGAGATCCGCCGTCGCCGATAACTTGTCCGGTCAGAGCAAGCTCAGCGAGGTCCGGACCAGCTCCGGAATGTTCATTCCCAAGGCCAAG GATCCTATTGTTGCTGGTATTGAGGCCAAGCTTGCAACATGGACATTTCTTCCAAAAG AAAATGGTGAAGACATACAAGTATTGAGATATGAACCTGGGCAGAAATATGCACCACACTATGATTACTTTGTCGACAAGGTCAATATTGCTAGGGGTGGACACCGCGTAGCAACTGTACTGATGTATCTCACTGACGTGGCCAAAGGTGGTGAAACTGTGTTCCCTGAAGCAGAG ATACCTTCACGCCGTAAGGCTGCAGAAATAGATCACAGTCTCTCTGAGTGTGCAAAGAAAGGAATTGCAG TGAAACCACGACGAGGAGATGCTCTTCTTTTCTTCAGTCTCACCCCACATGCTGTTCCAGACCCGAACAGTCTCCATGCGGGTTGCCCAGTGATTGAAGGTGAGAAATGGTCAGCAACGAAGTGGATTCATGTTGACTCATTTGACAAGAACTTGGATGCTGGCGGGAACTGTGGAGATCTGAATGAGAGTTGTGAGAGATGGGCTGCCCTTGGGGAATGCACCAAGAACCGAGAGTATATGGTTGGAACTCCCGACCTTCCTGGCTACTGTAGGAGGAGTTGTAAGGTATGTTAG
- the LOC137732290 gene encoding receptor-like cytosolic serine/threonine-protein kinase RBK2 — translation MVIASVPAFQIIASGLAAFVSKYNGSRETAKYNEEAQATTKPSALGGSRRARAGFSDSFSSQDLRSLNLDEDVSIDEPSSRGVSEDEYCPRSLGSETSSPKASTSDSDGRGSSTTSDSDPRANHHGRSFFGMLKKGPQNPFPTFPPKGAQKPKLTRKKTKRIREEFIPQPNSPAPRSFDSDFCCFKSSWKNYSLLELQAATNNFSHENLIGEGGYADVYKGTLEDGQIVAIKCLTRGTQEEMTADFLSELGVIVHVDHPNIAKLIGYGVDGGMHLVLHLSPHGSLSSILYGPRENLDWGIRYKVALGTAKGLLYLHEGCQRRIIHKDIKASNILLAEDFEPLISDFGLAKWLPDSWTHHVVSKFEGTFGYLPPEFFMHGIVDEKTDVYAYGVLILELITGRQALDSSHKSLVMWAKPLLSMNNMNELVDPCLGDAYDLKEMKRLALTASFCVHQSSVNRPQMSQIVEILEGDEGSLEYATKRQKSKLQRTYSEELLDADDYNSTKCLSDREKQLEFILGTSNEA, via the exons ATGGTAATCGCCTCCGTGCCTGCTTTTCAGATCATAGCTTCTGGTTTGGCGGCTTTTGTCTCTAAGTA CAATGGTTCCCGCGAAACGGCCAAATACAATGAAGAAGCTCAGGCTACAACAAAGCCTTCTGCTCTCGGAGGATCAAGAAGAGCGCGAGCTGGATTCTCCGACTCTTTTTCAAGTCAAG ACTTGAGATCATTAAATTTGGATGAGGATGTCTCAATAGATGAGCCCTCTTCAAGAGGAGTTTCCGAGGATGAATACTGTCCGAGAAGCTTAGGATCCGAAACATCTTCTCCCAAGGCCAGCACTTCAGACTCGGATGGAAGAGGCAGCAGTACTACTTCAGACTCGGATCCAAGAGCCAACCATCACGGGCGCAGTTTTTTTGGCATGTTGAAAAAAGGACCACAGAATCCCTTCCCAACCTTCCCTCCTAAAGGTGCTCAAAAACCAAAACTCACCagaaagaaaaccaaaagaatAAGAGAGGAATTCATTCCACAGCCCAACTCTCCTGCCCCTAGGTCTTTCGATTCTGACTTTTGCTGCTTCAAATCTTCCTGGAAGAATTACTCACTCTTAGAGCTCCAAGCCGCAACCAACAACTTCAGCCACG AGAACTTGATCGGGGAGGGAGGCTATGCTGACGTCTACAAGGGAACATTGGAAGATGGGCAGATTGTCGCGATCAAATGCCTGACTCGCGGTACTCAAGAAGAAATGACTGCAGACTTCTTATCTGAGCTTGGTGTCATAGTTCATGTTGACCATCCCAATATTGCGAAATTGATTGGCTATGGGGTTGATGGAGGGATGCATCTTGTTCTACATTTGTCTCCCCATGGAAGCCTATCGTCTATACTTTACG GACCTAGAGAGAATCTGGATTGGGGCATCAGATATAAAGTCGCTTTAGGGACAGCTAAGGGCCTTCTGTATCTTCATGAGGGGTGCCAGAGGAGAATTATTCACAAAGATATTAAGGCTTCTAATATTTTGCTGGCAGAGGATTTTGAGCCTCTG ATATCTGATTTTGGGCTTGCAAAATGGCTACCAGATTCATGGACTCACCATGTTGTATCGAAATTCGAAGGCACATTTGG ATATCTTCCTCCCGAGTTTTTCATGCACGGCATAGTAGATGAAAAAACCGATGTCTATGCTTACGGGGTGCTAATATTAGAGCTCATCACAGGCAGGCAAGCTTTGGATAGTTCACATAAAAGCCTTGTCATGTGG GCCAAACCTTTGCTCTCTATGAATAATATGAATGAGCTAGTTGATCCATGCCTTGGCGATGCCTATGatttgaaagaaatgaaacgTCTTGCGTTAACTGCTTCGTTTTGTGTACACCAGTCTTCAGTGAATCGACCGCAAATGAGCCAG ATAGTCGAAATTTTAGAAGGCGATGAAGGCAGTTTGGAGTACGCTACAAAACGTCAAAAGTCTAAACTTCAAAGGACGTATTCGGAGGAGCTCTTGGATGCAGATGACTACAACTCAACCAAGTGTTTAAGTGATAGAGAGAAACAACTGGAGTTTATCTTGGGCACTTCTAATGAGGCCTAA